Proteins encoded in a region of the Saccharothrix ecbatanensis genome:
- a CDS encoding family 49 glycosyl hydrolase encodes MSRARVSRPAALVAGLALALAGAVAPAVTAGAETPPVIQAASVAAASTADSDQLKTWWHDNHEFNTGSPVASDKVRRSSFYDVQVATAAAPATRYDSFAYMSIARSGKGKIGYTKEDGAEFSSSANLTMSWSSFQYATDVWVDVSLRTGQSISSADQVKIKPSSLNFAKQLVDGDTVRVKVPHSAAGYRFSVEFDPQLYTAYNDMSGPATDAGKLTTASGNGNRAIHTEPRNSMMIFAEPAPTGTERDRLIPTTASGSTYYPPQGQVTNLNTISEEIVYFRPGTYYMTSKYHALLPKQVKWVYLAPGAYVKGAVRFPDDSQGLYRVTGYGVLSGEQYVYEADTANNYNHLSGSSNCHSTCVKMLQFASAQGRQQHLDLQGVTINEPPYHSFVVYGDEQTFSMRVENYKQVGSWYWQTDGIELYRGSTMKNTFFNANDDVLKMYHSDVSIDNTVIWKNENGPVIQWGWTPRNIDNVRVNNTHVIHNRMYWKDVKYNTCIINSSSHWENMGSTTTANPSTWVKNMTFENITVEGMTNCAIRVFALSSTEHIHVKNLKIDAWSHLDASSQVSLLKRYSNSSGQKVVLGNETRDSRGLKLENYTVGGTVIDKAGANWAADQLGRIGFDAETWDNWNAWGPGGNNPGPGPDPVTGGRIVNGGTAKCVDRAGGGTANGTPVQQWTCADVASMAWALDGQQLKSGGKCLDVEGGATANGTKAHLWDCGTWDSQKWAFQSNGTLKNLKSNRCLDVEGQSTSNGARLHLWDCGAWNSQKWTLVA; translated from the coding sequence ATGTCCAGAGCAAGAGTGAGCCGACCGGCGGCGCTTGTCGCCGGTCTGGCGCTCGCCCTGGCCGGCGCCGTCGCGCCGGCCGTCACGGCGGGCGCGGAGACGCCCCCGGTCATCCAGGCCGCCTCCGTCGCCGCCGCCTCCACCGCTGACAGCGATCAGCTCAAGACGTGGTGGCACGACAACCACGAGTTCAACACCGGCAGCCCGGTGGCGAGCGACAAGGTCAGGCGTTCGTCGTTCTACGACGTCCAGGTCGCCACCGCCGCGGCGCCGGCGACCAGGTACGACTCGTTCGCGTACATGAGCATCGCGCGCAGCGGGAAGGGGAAGATCGGCTACACCAAGGAGGACGGCGCCGAGTTCTCCTCGTCGGCGAACCTGACGATGAGCTGGTCGTCCTTCCAGTACGCGACCGACGTGTGGGTCGACGTCTCCCTGCGCACCGGCCAGAGCATCTCCTCGGCCGACCAGGTCAAGATCAAGCCCAGCAGCCTGAACTTCGCCAAGCAGCTCGTCGACGGCGACACCGTTCGGGTCAAGGTTCCCCACAGCGCGGCGGGCTACCGCTTCTCCGTCGAGTTCGACCCGCAGCTGTACACGGCGTACAACGACATGTCGGGTCCGGCCACCGACGCCGGCAAGCTCACCACTGCCTCGGGCAACGGCAACCGCGCCATCCACACCGAGCCGCGCAACTCCATGATGATCTTCGCCGAACCGGCGCCCACCGGGACGGAGCGGGACCGGCTGATCCCCACCACGGCCTCGGGGAGCACCTACTACCCGCCGCAGGGGCAGGTCACCAACCTGAACACGATCAGCGAGGAGATCGTGTACTTCCGGCCTGGCACCTACTACATGACCTCGAAGTACCACGCGTTGCTGCCCAAGCAGGTCAAGTGGGTCTACCTGGCGCCTGGGGCGTACGTGAAGGGCGCCGTCCGCTTCCCCGACGACAGTCAAGGGCTGTACAGGGTGACCGGCTACGGCGTGCTCTCCGGCGAGCAGTACGTCTACGAAGCCGACACCGCCAACAACTACAACCACCTGTCGGGTTCGTCCAACTGCCACTCCACCTGCGTGAAGATGCTCCAGTTCGCGTCGGCGCAGGGTCGGCAGCAGCACCTGGACCTCCAGGGCGTGACCATCAACGAACCGCCGTACCACTCGTTCGTCGTCTACGGCGACGAGCAGACCTTCAGCATGCGGGTCGAGAACTACAAGCAGGTCGGCTCCTGGTACTGGCAGACCGACGGCATCGAGCTCTACCGCGGCAGCACCATGAAGAACACGTTCTTCAACGCCAACGACGACGTGCTGAAGATGTACCACAGCGACGTCAGCATCGATAACACGGTGATCTGGAAGAACGAGAACGGCCCGGTCATCCAGTGGGGTTGGACTCCCCGCAACATCGACAACGTCCGGGTGAACAACACGCACGTCATCCACAACCGGATGTACTGGAAGGACGTCAAGTACAACACCTGCATCATCAACTCTTCCTCGCACTGGGAGAACATGGGCTCGACCACGACGGCCAACCCCAGTACGTGGGTGAAGAACATGACCTTCGAGAACATCACCGTCGAAGGCATGACCAACTGCGCGATCCGCGTCTTCGCCCTGTCCAGCACCGAGCACATCCACGTCAAGAACCTCAAGATCGACGCCTGGAGCCACCTGGACGCGTCCTCGCAGGTCAGCCTCCTCAAGCGGTACAGCAACAGCAGCGGGCAGAAGGTGGTCCTGGGCAACGAGACGCGGGACAGCCGCGGCCTGAAGCTGGAGAACTACACCGTCGGCGGCACCGTCATCGACAAGGCCGGCGCCAACTGGGCCGCGGACCAGCTCGGTCGGATCGGCTTCGACGCCGAGACCTGGGACAACTGGAACGCCTGGGGCCCCGGCGGCAACAACCCCGGTCCGGGCCCCGACCCGGTCACCGGCGGCCGGATCGTCAACGGGGGGACCGCAAAGTGCGTCGACCGCGCGGGCGGCGGCACGGCGAACGGCACCCCAGTTCAGCAGTGGACCTGCGCCGACGTGGCCTCCATGGCGTGGGCGCTCGACGGGCAGCAGCTCAAGTCCGGCGGCAAGTGCCTTGACGTCGAAGGCGGCGCCACCGCCAACGGCACCAAGGCCCACCTCTGGGACTGCGGCACCTGGGACAGCCAGAAGTGGGCCTTCCAGTCGAACGGCACCCTGAAGAACCTCAAGTCCAACCGCTGCCTGGACGTCGAAGGCCAGAGCACCTCCAACGGCGCCCGCCTGCACCTGTGGGACTGCGGCGCGTGGAACAGTCAGAAGTGGACACTCGTCGCCTGA
- a CDS encoding lytic polysaccharide monooxygenase gives MHTASPTVRRRTALHFALLAALIASALTFQPTRASAHGTVVDPPTRNYGCATRWNGPGAPGMQEQDFMCYLAWHQSPDAMWNWNALYANNLGEDIERAIPDGQICSAGRAEMGRYAPMDNPGAWKAARVGSTFPVTVQDVARHGADYLKIYITKQGFDPTTSVIGWDDLDFVKQTGRYSSQFEYKTDVSTSGYSGRHVLITVWKASHMDQKYFLCSDVDFG, from the coding sequence ATGCACACCGCCTCACCCACGGTCCGACGCCGGACAGCCCTGCACTTCGCGCTCCTGGCGGCACTCATCGCCTCGGCGCTGACCTTCCAACCGACCCGCGCCTCGGCCCACGGCACGGTCGTCGATCCGCCCACGCGCAACTACGGGTGCGCCACCCGCTGGAACGGCCCGGGCGCGCCGGGCATGCAGGAGCAGGACTTCATGTGCTACCTGGCCTGGCACCAGAGCCCGGACGCCATGTGGAACTGGAACGCCTTGTACGCCAACAACCTGGGCGAGGACATCGAGCGCGCCATCCCGGACGGCCAGATCTGCAGCGCCGGACGTGCGGAGATGGGGCGTTACGCGCCGATGGACAACCCCGGCGCCTGGAAGGCGGCGAGGGTGGGAAGCACGTTCCCCGTCACCGTGCAGGACGTGGCCCGGCACGGCGCCGACTACCTGAAGATCTACATCACCAAGCAGGGCTTCGACCCCACCACGTCCGTGATCGGCTGGGACGACCTGGACTTCGTCAAGCAGACCGGCCGGTACTCGTCCCAGTTCGAGTACAAGACCGACGTGTCAACCTCCGGATACAGCGGACGACACGTGCTCATCACCGTCTGGAAGGCGTCGCACATGGACCAGAAGTACTTCCTGTGCAGTGACGTCGACTTCGGCTGA
- a CDS encoding ABC transporter substrate-binding protein — translation MTRTTTSLLPASLRALLRPLLPALLTALLVAAGLAGCAGAGATPTVTILGSWTGAEKESFEAVLAAFEAEEDIKVEYSGTRALGQVLRSEVQQGTPPDLAVLPSPGELANYARDGYLHALDDVLGPQTDEYSGQWVELERAATGSRYGVAVKADLKGTVWFNPKRLPAPKPETEAELSAFLRDVAGAAPWCMGMGATPDSGWPGTDWVENVLLQQAGPDVYRQWAGGRLAWTSEPVKRAWLTWGQFIGPDAVRGGPKSVLLTDFADAGRGLFDQSAGCLLDHQGTFAMSTYKGYGMPLVAGEDFDFFPYPSSTGGERAWEVSADLAAMFNRTPESEKLIKFLASSRAQEIWPRGGGAFSVNRKVPTAVYGDDVSRKIASTLTSSGTFCFDASDLMPGVMRTAFYRAALEYVNDPARLDTVLAQLDTVRTNIGPDEWLDFPCGAA, via the coding sequence ATGACCAGGACCACGACATCACTGCTTCCGGCGTCGCTTCGGGCGTTGCTTCGGCCGTTGCTTCCGGCGTTGCTCACGGCGTTGCTGGTGGCGGCCGGCCTGGCCGGGTGCGCCGGAGCCGGAGCCACGCCCACCGTCACCATCCTCGGCTCCTGGACCGGCGCGGAGAAGGAGAGCTTCGAGGCCGTGCTGGCGGCGTTCGAGGCGGAGGAGGACATCAAGGTCGAGTACAGCGGCACTCGTGCGCTCGGCCAGGTGCTGCGATCCGAGGTGCAGCAGGGCACACCGCCCGACCTTGCGGTGCTGCCGAGCCCCGGTGAACTGGCCAACTACGCGCGGGACGGCTACCTGCACGCGCTCGACGACGTGCTCGGCCCGCAGACCGACGAGTACAGCGGCCAGTGGGTGGAGCTGGAACGGGCGGCCACCGGTAGCCGTTACGGCGTCGCGGTGAAGGCCGATCTCAAGGGCACTGTGTGGTTCAACCCGAAACGCCTGCCGGCGCCGAAGCCGGAAACCGAGGCCGAGTTGTCGGCGTTCCTCCGCGACGTCGCGGGCGCGGCGCCGTGGTGCATGGGGATGGGCGCCACCCCCGACTCCGGGTGGCCCGGGACCGACTGGGTGGAGAACGTCCTGTTGCAGCAGGCCGGACCGGACGTCTACCGGCAGTGGGCGGGCGGTCGGCTGGCGTGGACGTCGGAACCCGTCAAGCGCGCTTGGTTGACGTGGGGGCAGTTCATCGGGCCGGACGCGGTGCGGGGTGGGCCGAAGTCCGTGCTGCTGACCGATTTCGCGGACGCCGGCCGTGGCCTCTTCGACCAGTCGGCCGGCTGCCTGCTGGACCACCAGGGCACGTTCGCCATGAGCACGTACAAGGGTTACGGGATGCCGCTGGTGGCCGGGGAGGACTTCGACTTCTTCCCCTATCCGTCGTCCACCGGTGGGGAACGGGCGTGGGAGGTCTCGGCCGACCTGGCGGCGATGTTCAACCGCACGCCCGAATCCGAGAAGCTGATCAAGTTCCTCGCTTCCTCGCGGGCACAGGAGATCTGGCCGCGCGGCGGTGGGGCGTTCTCGGTGAACCGCAAGGTGCCTACGGCGGTGTACGGCGACGACGTCAGCCGGAAGATCGCTTCCACGCTGACGTCGTCCGGCACGTTCTGCTTCGACGCGTCGGACCTGATGCCGGGGGTGATGCGCACCGCGTTCTACCGGGCGGCGCTGGAGTACGTCAACGACCCGGCCCGCCTGGACACCGTGCTGGCCCAACTCGACACCGTGCGGACCAACATCGGACCGGACGAGTGGCTCGACTTCCCCTGCGGCGCCGCATAA